Proteins encoded within one genomic window of Helicobacter sp. 'house sparrow 1':
- the recJ gene encoding single-stranded-DNA-specific exonuclease RecJ, giving the protein MDILNHQDIRDILQKRFEGDFFYSLKDLPHPHTLKDSKLGAEMVKEAICQNQEILIVGDYDVDGILSVVIMMSFFDAIGYKNIRYHIPNRFSDGYGIKVHLIKQLVASNFNGIIITVDNGISAFEVGEYCRENNIRLIITDHHMPQEKLPLANAIINPQQPNCNFQQKSICGASIAWYFCNSIKIALDLKISMLDLLKYVAIATIADMMPLTHVNKILVKKGIEVFRNSTKKPDLLLKTLFKTPKFDSQDISFNLTPLLNSAGRLGDAKVVVDFFLSKKEEETHFIFNQLKNINQQRKNLVEEILMESKNFIKENKYCIIAYKEDWNEGVLGIIATKLAEQYNKPAFAFKIENSILKGSGRSDGKIDIFQTLLIQKELFLHFGGHSQAIGLSLSYENLDAFLDIFKNAKPLLQEEKHNILGKINLDMIDQKLLQILEEFQPYGQANPYPHFVLENVTILESKPIKQVHQKLLFRNQIEGMIFFSNEFYNKNDKVNLCVTLQESLYSKTPTLIIKEISKCPS; this is encoded by the coding sequence ATGGATATCTTAAATCATCAAGACATAAGAGATATTTTACAAAAAAGATTTGAGGGGGATTTTTTCTATAGTCTCAAGGACCTCCCTCACCCCCATACCCTAAAAGATTCAAAACTTGGTGCTGAAATGGTCAAAGAGGCCATCTGCCAAAATCAAGAAATTTTAATTGTAGGCGATTATGATGTAGATGGTATCCTTAGCGTTGTTATTATGATGTCTTTTTTTGATGCTATTGGTTATAAAAATATCAGATACCATATACCCAATCGCTTTAGTGATGGCTATGGAATCAAAGTCCATCTCATCAAGCAATTGGTTGCCTCGAATTTTAATGGCATTATTATTACCGTAGATAATGGCATCTCTGCATTTGAAGTAGGAGAATATTGCAGAGAAAATAATATCAGACTGATTATCACAGACCATCATATGCCCCAAGAAAAACTACCTCTAGCAAATGCAATTATAAACCCTCAACAGCCAAATTGTAATTTTCAGCAAAAATCTATTTGTGGTGCCAGTATAGCTTGGTATTTTTGCAATTCAATTAAAATTGCATTGGATCTAAAAATATCAATGTTGGATCTACTCAAATATGTAGCAATTGCTACAATAGCTGATATGATGCCACTTACTCATGTAAATAAAATTCTTGTGAAAAAAGGTATTGAAGTCTTTAGAAACTCTACAAAAAAACCTGACCTTTTGCTAAAAACATTATTCAAAACACCAAAATTTGATTCTCAAGATATCAGTTTTAATCTTACCCCTCTTTTAAATAGTGCCGGAAGACTTGGTGATGCAAAAGTTGTGGTTGATTTTTTTCTCTCAAAAAAAGAAGAAGAAACTCATTTTATTTTTAATCAACTAAAAAATATCAACCAGCAAAGAAAGAATTTGGTTGAAGAGATTTTAATGGAATCTAAGAATTTTATTAAAGAAAACAAATACTGCATCATTGCATATAAAGAAGATTGGAATGAGGGGGTTTTAGGAATTATTGCAACCAAGCTTGCAGAACAATATAACAAACCTGCTTTCGCCTTTAAGATTGAAAATTCTATACTTAAGGGAAGTGGAAGGAGTGATGGCAAGATTGATATTTTTCAAACTCTTTTAATACAAAAAGAATTGTTTTTGCACTTTGGGGGACATTCTCAAGCTATTGGCTTAAGTCTATCTTATGAAAACCTAGATGCCTTTTTAGACATCTTTAAAAATGCAAAACCTCTTTTACAGGAAGAAAAACATAATATTTTAGGAAAAATCAACCTTGATATGATTGATCAAAAACTTTTGCAAATCTTAGAAGAATTTCAACCCTATGGACAAGCAAACCCATATCCCCATTTTGTCCTTGAAAATGTAACAATATTGGAATCTAAACCTATCAAGCAGGTGCATCAAAAACTTCTTTTTAGAAATCAAATTGAGGGAATGATATTTTTTTCAAATGAATTTTATAACAAAAATGACAAAGTAAATTTATGTGTAACCTTACAAGAATCCCTTTATTCAAAAACCCCCACACTGATTATTAAAGAAATTTCAAAATGCCCTTCATAA
- a CDS encoding RluA family pseudouridine synthase gives MPFITKTYHIQKPIKAFQLIQKILQCNNKEAQKIIDKNRIRYRGNPHPIKKSDIVLGEVEIEVFEPKVSILPFFTHKDFALYHKPSNLLTHPKGRFYHQSLCDSIKGTFGRDSNPVHRLDFETNGILLVSTHKASEVVLKKLFEENQVKKTYLALVEGIVIKNQTINLPILEPNKSSKSQDLGIKCKIHPKGKEAITHIKILKYFTNSTLLEVTPITGRTHQIRLHLFTIGHPIIGEPLYTSNKNEARKYLDTKLLTENKLWLQAKSLEFSYKGIKYFFTTPFDFF, from the coding sequence ATGCCCTTCATAACAAAAACCTATCATATCCAAAAACCAATCAAGGCCTTTCAATTAATTCAAAAAATACTCCAATGCAACAATAAAGAAGCACAAAAAATAATTGATAAAAATCGTATCAGATATAGAGGAAATCCACATCCAATTAAAAAATCTGATATTGTTTTGGGAGAAGTTGAAATTGAAGTTTTTGAACCAAAAGTTTCTATATTGCCTTTTTTCACGCATAAAGATTTTGCCCTCTATCACAAACCCTCAAATTTACTCACGCATCCAAAAGGAAGATTTTATCATCAAAGTCTTTGTGATAGCATTAAAGGAACTTTTGGTAGAGATTCTAATCCTGTGCATCGCTTAGACTTTGAAACAAATGGTATTTTGCTTGTTAGCACTCACAAGGCAAGTGAGGTTGTTTTAAAAAAGCTCTTTGAAGAAAATCAAGTAAAAAAAACCTATCTTGCACTCGTGGAGGGCATTGTTATAAAAAATCAAACCATTAATCTTCCTATACTAGAACCCAACAAAAGCTCTAAAAGTCAAGATCTAGGCATTAAATGCAAAATCCACCCAAAGGGAAAAGAAGCAATCACCCATATTAAAATTCTAAAATATTTTACAAATTCTACGCTTCTTGAGGTCACACCCATTACAGGGCGCACTCATCAAATTAGACTGCATCTTTTTACTATTGGGCATCCTATTATTGGGGAACCTCTTTATACATCAAATAAAAATGAAGCAAGAAAATATTTAGATACAAAGTTATTAACCGAAAATAAATTATGGCTTCAAGCCAAAAGTCTTGAGTTTTCTTACAAAGGGATAAAATACTTTTTTACTACACCATTTGATTTTTTCTAA
- a CDS encoding thioredoxin family protein, translated as MKNIDQGQFEKEAKVGLAVVDFSASWCPDCVRIEPIMKVLEEEYSTVKFFKVDIEKNEELKDMLAVRRIPTLLFLKDGVEVTERLVEPDNKLTISQKIDELLAK; from the coding sequence ATGAAAAATATAGATCAAGGTCAATTTGAAAAAGAGGCCAAAGTTGGTTTGGCTGTTGTAGATTTTAGTGCTTCTTGGTGTCCTGATTGCGTAAGGATAGAACCTATTATGAAAGTTCTAGAGGAAGAATATTCAACAGTTAAATTCTTTAAAGTAGATATTGAAAAAAATGAGGAATTAAAGGATATGTTGGCAGTTAGAAGAATTCCAACACTTTTGTTTCTTAAAGATGGTGTTGAGGTTACAGAGAGATTAGTAGAGCCTGATAATAAGCTTACAATTAGCCAAAAGATTGATGAATTATTAGCTAAGTAA
- a CDS encoding YeiH family protein: MENEKQGYVYGILFVAVIVFASLYFAGLDVIKHFHISALLIGIILGAVLSPVFRKSKKDLELGVSFSAKKLLRLGIILYGFKVTLNEIGSIGINGLLIATIVVVFIMIIGFYIGTRFFGLDRDIALLVSGGSAICGAAAVLALETSIKSEAYKGVVAVGTVIIFGLFAMFLYPLLYGLFLHNYLNESQMGVYIGATLHEVANVVGASASIGDTASASAITVKMIRVILLVPLLLLVPLFITKSHHVGRKRNLHIPWFAFMFLGVVVLNSYIYSLAGHFMNTDTIKQMISVLIFICELSLTFAMVALGLQIDLKKFADSGKGAFGLAFVLFAILMVGGFFLTKILI; this comes from the coding sequence ATGGAAAATGAAAAGCAGGGTTATGTATATGGGATATTGTTTGTAGCTGTTATAGTTTTTGCTTCGCTTTATTTTGCAGGATTGGATGTGATCAAACATTTTCATATTTCAGCACTTTTAATTGGAATTATTTTAGGAGCAGTTTTATCTCCTGTGTTTAGAAAAAGCAAAAAAGATTTGGAGCTTGGAGTTAGTTTTAGTGCCAAGAAGCTCTTAAGATTAGGAATCATTCTTTATGGTTTTAAGGTGACTTTGAATGAAATAGGAAGTATAGGTATCAATGGGCTTTTAATAGCCACTATTGTGGTGGTTTTTATCATGATAATAGGGTTTTATATTGGCACAAGATTTTTTGGCCTTGATAGGGATATAGCATTGCTTGTTAGTGGTGGTAGTGCAATTTGTGGTGCAGCAGCAGTTTTGGCTCTTGAAACTTCAATCAAGTCCGAGGCTTATAAAGGGGTTGTTGCAGTAGGGACTGTAATTATTTTTGGACTTTTTGCAATGTTTTTATATCCCTTGCTTTATGGTTTGTTTTTGCATAATTATTTGAATGAAAGTCAAATGGGTGTATATATAGGAGCAACCCTTCATGAAGTGGCTAATGTAGTTGGTGCATCTGCATCCATTGGAGATACTGCAAGTGCAAGTGCTATTACTGTTAAAATGATACGCGTGATTCTTCTTGTGCCTTTATTGCTTCTTGTGCCTTTGTTTATAACCAAAAGTCACCATGTGGGTAGAAAAAGGAATTTACACATTCCTTGGTTTGCTTTTATGTTTTTAGGTGTTGTGGTATTAAACTCATATATTTATTCTCTAGCAGGCCATTTTATGAATACTGATACCATAAAACAGATGATTAGTGTGTTAATATTTATTTGCGAGCTTTCTTTGACTTTTGCGATGGTGGCTCTTGGATTGCAAATTGATCTTAAAAAGTTTGCAGATTCTGGTAAGGGTGCATTTGGATTAGCTTTTGTTCTATTTGCTATACTTATGGTTGGTGGATTTTTTCTAACAAAAATACTAATATAA
- a CDS encoding thioesterase, which produces MQEQEMDAPISLIKPADKLVVCTNVNTDFCGELVRIAENSAEVVFVASSAMLSDSERTIHLGFIFNSASYAALCAINKKNAIIISSEVKFLAPIELGHEILFRATALQNGFKKCEVKVEGFLLDIKIFEGMFYIAIFDKKLFKLKLKEDQENGK; this is translated from the coding sequence ATGCAAGAACAAGAAATGGATGCACCAATATCTTTGATAAAACCCGCAGATAAACTCGTTGTTTGCACAAATGTTAATACAGATTTTTGTGGTGAGTTGGTAAGAATTGCAGAAAATAGTGCAGAAGTAGTTTTTGTCGCCTCCTCTGCAATGCTTAGTGATAGTGAGCGAACAATACATCTTGGCTTTATTTTTAATTCAGCCTCTTATGCAGCCCTTTGTGCTATCAATAAAAAAAATGCCATTATTATTTCATCTGAAGTGAAGTTTTTAGCTCCAATTGAATTGGGTCATGAAATCTTATTTAGAGCGACAGCTTTGCAAAATGGATTTAAAAAATGTGAGGTAAAAGTAGAGGGATTTTTATTAGATATTAAGATTTTTGAGGGTATGTTTTACATCGCAATTTTTGACAAAAAACTTTTTAAACTAAAACTCAAAGAGGATCAAGAAAATGGAAAATGA
- the cmoB gene encoding tRNA 5-methoxyuridine(34)/uridine 5-oxyacetic acid(34) synthase CmoB, with the protein MHFKNPKIYQSYQKIQELREVDATYLCDEGVRISFESDEKEANKIYHLAQELKPWRKGPFFLNDLFIDSEWRSFIKWNQIAPHIDLRDKEVADIGCNNGYYLFEMLKSKPKSLVGFDPSELFFAQFSFINHFLKTTIVYEMLGVDDLKDYQKKFDVIFCLGVLYHRSDPIRSLKSLSQGLKTDGELILDTLIIDHQDEVALTPKVSYARMKNVYFIPSIPALQAWCFRANLELVEVLSIKETTTQEQRQTPWIDSLSLDSFLNLSQDQTIEGYPPPKRGYFKFKRSR; encoded by the coding sequence ATGCATTTTAAAAATCCAAAGATTTATCAATCCTATCAGAAGATTCAAGAACTAAGAGAAGTTGATGCAACTTATTTATGTGATGAGGGCGTTAGAATCTCATTTGAGAGTGATGAAAAAGAAGCTAATAAAATCTATCATCTTGCACAAGAATTAAAACCTTGGCGCAAAGGACCCTTTTTTCTAAATGATTTATTTATAGATAGTGAGTGGAGAAGCTTTATTAAATGGAATCAAATTGCTCCACATATTGATTTAAGGGATAAGGAAGTTGCAGATATTGGATGCAATAATGGTTATTATTTATTTGAAATGTTAAAGTCTAAACCAAAGAGTTTGGTTGGTTTTGATCCAAGTGAGCTTTTTTTTGCTCAATTTAGTTTTATTAATCACTTTTTAAAAACAACAATCGTTTATGAAATGCTTGGAGTAGATGATCTAAAGGATTATCAAAAGAAGTTTGATGTGATATTTTGTTTAGGTGTGTTATATCATCGTAGCGATCCTATCAGATCCCTTAAAAGTCTGTCTCAAGGTCTTAAAACTGATGGAGAATTGATTTTGGATACTTTAATCATTGATCATCAAGATGAGGTTGCACTCACTCCAAAAGTAAGTTATGCTAGAATGAAAAATGTTTATTTTATTCCTTCTATACCAGCACTACAAGCTTGGTGCTTTAGAGCCAATCTTGAATTGGTTGAGGTTTTAAGCATTAAAGAAACTACAACACAAGAGCAGAGGCAAACCCCTTGGATTGATTCTTTAAGTCTTGATTCTTTTTTGAATCTATCTCAAGATCAAACAATCGAGGGTTATCCACCTCCTAAAAGAGGATATTTTAAATTTAAAAGGAGCAGGTGA